In Hymenobacter sublimis, a single genomic region encodes these proteins:
- a CDS encoding methylmalonyl-CoA mutase family protein yields the protein MQAAPVAPYKPQNHIRIVTAAALFDGHDAAINIMRRIIQSSGAEVIHLGHNRSVQEIVDCAIQEDAQAIAITSYQGGHNEYFKYMFDLLKERGAGHVKIFGGGGGVILPTEIEELEAYGITRIYSPDHGRAMGLQGMINDLLQKSDFPTGQNLNGEAGHVKEKDARSIGRLISAAENFPQEFERVKGQLIADFQQSEAGNDQRLDPTPVGTSKAPILGITGTGGAGKSSLVDELVRRFLLDFPEKTIAIISVDPSKRKTGGALLGDRIRMNSINSPRVYMRSLATRQSNLALSKYVQDAVDVVRAADFDLIILETSGIGQSDTEIIEHSDASLYVMTPEYGAATQLEKIDMLDFADVIALNKFDKRGALDALRDVRKQFQRNHQLWDTPLDSMPVFGTIASQFNDPGMNRLYRAVLATVEAKTGVPFASQLETTKEDSEKIYIIPPHRTRYLSEIAETNRQYDQWVQKQSDTAQQLYGIRQAIGAVQSLGSNPAGGGSGAGNGSNAPGSGNLVAGLESTFEEIKLRLDGQNWKLLETWPQKVAAYKAPEFIFKVRDKEIRIQTHTTSLSNQQIPKVSLPRYTAWGDLLRWQLQENVPGEFPYTAGVFPFKREGEDPTRMFAGEGGPERTNRRFHYVSAGLPAKRLSTAFDSVTLYGEDPDHRPDIYGKIGNAGVSIACLDDAKKLYSGFNLANPTTSVSMTINGPAAQLAAFFMNAAIDQQCELYIKEHGLEDEVNQKIEAIYQEKGVARPSYQGELPAGNDGLGLMLLGVTGDQVLPADVYATIKVRTLSQVRGTVQADILKEDQAQNTCIFSTEFALRLMGDVQEYFIKEKVRNFYSVSISGYHIAEAGANPITQLALTLSNGFTFVEYYVSRGMDVNDFAPNLSFFFSNGIDPEYAVIGRVARRIWAKAMKLKYGANARSQMLKYHIQTSGRSLHAQEIDFNDIRTTLQALYAIYDNCNSLHTNAYDEAITTPTEESVRRAMAIQLIINRELGLAKNENPLQGSFIIEELTDLVEEAVLLEFDRITERGGVLGAMETMYQRGKIQEESMHYEMLKHTGEYPIIGVNTFLSSKGSPTVIPAEVIRATEEEKQYQIAMLQNLHARNQGTAEQRLKQLQQVAVANGNLFEELMETVKFCSLGQITNALFEVGGQYRRNM from the coding sequence ATGCAAGCAGCTCCCGTAGCTCCGTATAAGCCCCAAAACCACATCCGCATCGTGACGGCGGCGGCCCTGTTTGATGGTCACGACGCCGCCATTAATATCATGCGCCGCATCATTCAGAGCAGCGGCGCCGAAGTAATTCACCTGGGCCACAACCGCTCGGTGCAGGAAATCGTGGACTGCGCCATTCAGGAAGACGCCCAGGCCATTGCCATTACCTCCTACCAGGGCGGCCACAACGAGTACTTCAAGTACATGTTTGACTTGCTCAAGGAGCGCGGCGCGGGGCACGTAAAAATCTTCGGTGGCGGCGGCGGCGTAATTCTGCCCACCGAAATCGAGGAACTAGAAGCCTACGGCATCACCCGCATCTACTCCCCCGACCACGGCCGCGCCATGGGCCTGCAGGGCATGATCAACGACCTGCTCCAGAAGTCGGACTTCCCCACCGGCCAGAACCTTAACGGCGAGGCTGGCCACGTAAAGGAGAAGGACGCCCGCAGCATTGGCCGCCTGATTTCGGCCGCCGAAAACTTCCCCCAGGAGTTTGAGCGGGTGAAAGGCCAGCTGATTGCTGATTTTCAGCAGTCGGAAGCGGGCAATGATCAACGCCTCGACCCTACCCCCGTCGGCACCTCGAAGGCCCCGATCCTGGGCATCACGGGCACGGGCGGTGCGGGTAAGTCGAGCCTAGTAGACGAGCTGGTGCGCCGCTTCCTGCTCGACTTTCCGGAGAAAACCATTGCCATCATTTCGGTGGATCCCAGCAAGCGCAAAACCGGCGGGGCCCTCCTAGGCGACCGTATCCGGATGAACTCCATCAACTCGCCGCGGGTGTACATGCGCAGCCTGGCTACGCGCCAGAGCAACCTGGCCCTGAGCAAGTATGTGCAGGATGCCGTGGACGTGGTGCGCGCCGCCGACTTCGACCTGATTATCCTCGAAACCTCCGGCATCGGCCAGTCGGATACGGAAATCATTGAGCACTCCGACGCCAGCCTGTACGTGATGACGCCGGAGTACGGCGCCGCTACCCAGCTGGAGAAAATCGACATGCTCGATTTTGCCGACGTCATTGCCCTCAACAAGTTCGACAAGCGCGGCGCCCTCGATGCGCTGCGCGACGTGCGCAAGCAGTTCCAGCGCAACCACCAGCTCTGGGACACGCCTCTGGACTCGATGCCGGTGTTCGGTACCATCGCCTCCCAGTTCAACGACCCCGGCATGAACCGGCTGTACCGGGCTGTGCTGGCCACCGTAGAAGCCAAGACGGGCGTGCCGTTTGCCTCGCAGCTTGAGACTACCAAGGAGGATTCGGAGAAGATTTATATCATTCCGCCTCACCGCACGCGTTACCTTTCTGAAATAGCCGAAACCAACCGCCAATATGACCAGTGGGTTCAAAAACAGTCTGACACCGCTCAGCAGCTCTACGGAATCCGGCAAGCCATCGGAGCCGTCCAAAGCCTCGGAAGTAACCCCGCCGGTGGAGGATCTGGCGCTGGGAACGGCAGCAACGCCCCCGGATCAGGAAACCTCGTCGCCGGCCTGGAGAGCACCTTCGAGGAAATCAAGCTCCGGCTGGACGGCCAAAACTGGAAACTCCTGGAGACCTGGCCGCAAAAGGTAGCCGCTTACAAAGCCCCCGAGTTCATCTTCAAGGTGCGCGACAAGGAAATCCGCATCCAGACCCACACTACCAGCCTCTCGAACCAGCAGATTCCCAAGGTCAGCCTGCCGCGCTACACGGCCTGGGGTGATTTGCTGCGCTGGCAGCTACAGGAAAACGTGCCCGGCGAGTTTCCCTACACGGCCGGCGTGTTTCCCTTCAAGCGCGAAGGCGAAGACCCTACCCGCATGTTTGCCGGCGAAGGTGGACCCGAGCGCACTAACCGCCGCTTCCACTACGTATCGGCCGGCCTGCCGGCCAAGCGCCTGAGCACGGCCTTCGACTCCGTAACGCTCTACGGCGAAGACCCCGACCACCGGCCCGACATCTACGGCAAAATCGGTAACGCCGGCGTGAGCATCGCCTGCCTCGACGATGCCAAGAAGCTGTATTCCGGCTTCAACTTGGCTAACCCGACTACCTCCGTGTCGATGACCATTAATGGTCCGGCCGCGCAGCTGGCGGCCTTCTTCATGAACGCCGCTATTGATCAGCAGTGCGAGCTGTACATCAAGGAGCACGGGCTAGAAGACGAAGTCAACCAGAAGATTGAAGCCATCTATCAGGAGAAAGGGGTAGCGCGCCCCAGCTACCAAGGCGAGCTGCCCGCCGGCAACGATGGCCTGGGCCTCATGCTGCTCGGCGTAACCGGCGACCAGGTGCTACCCGCCGACGTGTACGCCACCATCAAGGTGCGCACGCTCAGCCAGGTGCGCGGCACCGTGCAGGCCGACATCCTGAAGGAAGACCAGGCCCAGAACACCTGCATCTTCTCCACGGAGTTTGCCCTGCGCCTCATGGGCGATGTGCAGGAATACTTCATCAAAGAGAAGGTTCGCAACTTCTACTCGGTGTCAATTTCCGGCTACCACATTGCCGAGGCCGGTGCCAACCCCATTACCCAGCTGGCCCTTACCCTCAGCAACGGCTTCACCTTCGTGGAGTACTACGTGAGCCGGGGCATGGACGTGAACGACTTTGCCCCCAACCTGTCGTTCTTCTTCTCCAACGGCATTGACCCCGAGTACGCGGTAATTGGCCGCGTGGCGCGCCGCATCTGGGCTAAGGCCATGAAGCTGAAGTACGGTGCCAACGCCCGCTCGCAGATGTTGAAGTACCACATCCAGACCAGCGGCCGGAGCTTGCACGCCCAGGAAATCGACTTCAACGATATCCGCACTACGTTGCAGGCCCTCTACGCCATCTACGATAACTGCAACTCCCTGCACACTAACGCCTACGATGAGGCCATTACCACGCCCACCGAGGAATCGGTGCGCCGGGCCATGGCCATTCAGCTCATCATCAATCGGGAGCTAGGCCTGGCCAAGAACGAAAACCCGCTGCAAGGCTCCTTCATCATCGAAGAACTCACTGACCTAGTGGAAGAAGCGGTGCTGCTGGAGTTTGACCGCATCACGGAGCGCGGCGGCGTGCTGGGCGCCATGGAAACCATGTACCAGCGCGGCAAGATTCAGGAAGAAAGCATGCACTATGAGATGCTCAAGCACACTGGCGAGTACCCCATCATCGGCGTGAACACCTTCCTCTCCTCCAAAGGCTCACCCACAGTCATCCCGGCTGAGGTAATCCGCGCCACGGAGGAGGAAAAGCAGTATCAAATAGCTATGCTCCAGAACCTGCACGCCCGCAACCAAGGCACCGCCGAGCAGCGCCTGAAGCAGCTGCAACAAGTGGCAGTAGCCAACGGCAACCTCTTCGAGGAGCTGATGGAAACCGTGAAGTTCTGCTCCCTAGGCCAGATTACGAACGCCCTGTTTGAGGTAGGCGGCCAGTATCGGCGAAATATGTAA
- a CDS encoding carboxypeptidase-like regulatory domain-containing protein, whose product MLLLLPACGLHAQALHGTVLHDSLTTPMPFASVGVRNKPFGTVTDAQGRFSFPDSPELTSQDTVVVSCVGYWPVRVPLPALRQQHAALMKLRPRAQALREVTVRHRQLRPEVLGHSGKSGMARWGISSMSQDSTGPRDMRGREFGTFLRPARSCYVDSFNVYIESNPFRAVRFRLMLYAVRDGKPATALLPDDVQFVVRDQRTGWISVDLRSYNLQLEKKQPVALALQWLDNDTPSAERWFFGIPAVFPAPLHRVFSRNKSQAQWTTFPMQPSMYLKVQSWQE is encoded by the coding sequence TTGCTCCTTCTGCTCCCGGCCTGCGGGCTACACGCCCAAGCGCTGCACGGCACCGTGCTGCACGATTCCCTGACTACGCCCATGCCGTTTGCCTCCGTGGGCGTGCGGAATAAACCTTTCGGAACGGTGACCGATGCGCAAGGCCGCTTTAGTTTCCCCGACTCGCCGGAACTGACGTCCCAGGATACCGTGGTTGTGTCCTGCGTAGGGTACTGGCCGGTTCGGGTACCGCTACCAGCTTTGCGACAGCAACACGCGGCCCTGATGAAGCTGCGGCCCCGGGCGCAGGCATTGCGAGAAGTAACCGTGCGGCACCGGCAGCTACGCCCGGAAGTGCTAGGCCACTCCGGCAAAAGCGGTATGGCCCGTTGGGGCATCAGCAGCATGAGTCAGGACAGCACCGGCCCCCGCGATATGCGGGGTCGGGAATTTGGCACCTTTCTCCGCCCTGCCCGAAGCTGCTACGTGGATAGTTTCAACGTGTATATCGAAAGCAACCCATTCCGGGCGGTCCGGTTCCGGCTGATGCTGTATGCGGTACGCGACGGCAAACCGGCTACGGCTCTGCTGCCTGATGACGTACAATTTGTGGTGCGCGACCAACGCACCGGCTGGATTTCAGTGGATTTGCGCTCCTACAACTTGCAACTCGAGAAAAAGCAACCGGTGGCCCTGGCTCTGCAGTGGCTCGATAATGACACGCCTTCTGCGGAGCGCTGGTTCTTTGGCATTCCGGCCGTGTTTCCGGCTCCACTGCACCGGGTATTCAGCCGGAACAAAAGTCAGGCCCAGTGGACCACTTTCCCCATGCAACCTAGCATGTACCTGAAGGTCCAGAGCTGGCAAGAGTGA
- a CDS encoding Uma2 family endonuclease, with product MRPTITEDVITLRSPVLANMSDDEFFDFCQLNSDLRIERTANHEILLMSPTGSRSGKRNARLTGQLYSWYAQHSQQGEVFDSNTGFTLPDGSVLSPDASWVSAAKWNALTTEQQDKFAPVCPEFVVELKSSSDSTKTLQAKMLDWLRNGAQLAWLIVPETETAYLYRPGQPEPELVQGFEKEISGEAVLPGFRLRLAELR from the coding sequence ATGCGCCCTACCATCACTGAAGATGTCATTACGCTCCGCAGCCCGGTGCTGGCCAATATGTCGGACGACGAGTTTTTCGACTTTTGCCAGTTGAACTCCGACTTGCGGATTGAGCGTACTGCCAACCACGAAATACTACTTATGTCGCCTACTGGCAGCCGTTCCGGCAAACGTAACGCACGCCTTACCGGGCAACTCTACAGCTGGTATGCCCAGCATTCACAACAAGGCGAGGTATTTGATTCCAACACCGGTTTTACTCTCCCTGATGGCTCCGTACTGTCGCCAGATGCTTCCTGGGTTTCAGCGGCCAAGTGGAACGCCCTGACCACCGAGCAGCAGGACAAATTCGCCCCCGTGTGCCCGGAGTTTGTGGTGGAGCTGAAATCGTCCTCCGACTCCACAAAAACCCTGCAGGCCAAAATGCTCGACTGGCTCCGCAACGGTGCCCAATTGGCATGGCTCATTGTACCGGAAACCGAAACGGCCTACCTCTACCGCCCCGGCCAGCCGGAACCGGAACTCGTGCAGGGCTTTGAGAAGGAGATATCCGGCGAAGCCGTGCTGCCAGGGTTCCGGCTGCGGCTGGCGGAGCTGCGGTAA